In Candidatus Bathyarchaeota archaeon, the sequence GACTCTCTAGATTACCCCGAAGTGGCAAATATTTAAGCAAAGAGACCATAAATAAGCTGATGTGAGGTTGCTCTTTATTGCAGATTTTTAATCCACAAGAATTCGTAAAAAGACAGGTGGAAGAGATACAGAAGCTTGTTGGAAATGAACGCGCGCTAATCGCTGTTTCAGGTGGTGTTGATAGTACAACAAGCGCCGTCTTAACCTACAAAGCAATTGGCAATAACATTCTATGTGTGATGCTGGATGACGCCTTTATGCGAGAAGGCGAGACAGAACGTATCGCCCAGCTAGTATCACAACCATCAATAAATCTGCCGATAAGAATATTGAATGTTCAGGAAAGATTCTTGAAGGCACTTGAAGGTCTACAAGACGCTGAAGAAAAACGCAAGATGTTCCGTGAGACATTTTACAAGATATTAGGCGAAACTGCTAAAGAAGAAAGATGCAATGTGCTTGTTCAAGGAACTATAAAAGCTGATGTAATTGAAACAACGGGTGGCGTGAAAACCCAGCACAATGTACTTGAGCAAATGGGAATAAACACGGTTGAACGTTATGGTTTCAAAGTGGTTGAACCTCTCGCGTCTCTCTACAAAGAGCAAGTTCGCGTAGTGGCACGCCACTTAGGAGTTCCCTCAGAAATTGCTGAAAGGCAGCCTTTTCCAGGTCCAGGCCTGTCTGTACGAGTTGTAGGTGAGATTAAAAGAGATAAGCTAGATTCAGCGAAAAAAGCAACGGCTATTGTTGAAGAAAAATTCGCGAAGCACAAGCCTAGCCAATATTTTGCTGCAATCATTGATAACAAAACGGTTTCCTATCCTAGGAGCATGCACATTAAAGAGATTGCTGCCCGTTTTCTTAATGTTCCTTCAAGGCATTTGTCAATCAAGATTTTCGAGGCGAAAGCTACTGGCATAAGAGGTGGCAAGAGGATGTATGGTGGAATTACCGCGTTGAAAGCCCAAACTGCGAATGGCAGCCTTCATAGTCCGTCTATAGCCCACCTTGTTGCCCTCCAAGCTAAGGTAACTATGGAGCATCAATTCTTCACGCGAGTACTATATACAATTAAAGAAACGTCTCAGAAACGACCTTATGTTGTCATTTTGAGGGCGATTCAAACGCACGACTTTCTCACAGCAGAAGTAGCTGAAATTTCTTGGGCAACGCTGAACGAGACAGCAGACGAAATACTAAAGGCTTGTTCGAACATTTCTGCGGTTTATTATGATGTGACACCCAAGCCTCCTGCAACAGTCGAAATGGAGTAATGCAGAAACGCATAAAGCCTAATGCTGCACGATATTAAGAAATGAGGTTTCAAAGTGGTTCTTGTTAGAGTTCAACGCATTGAATCAATCCGCGACCCGGAAGGTACTCTAGGAAAGCGTATAGAGCTTGTAGAGGAACGTAAGATACCGCGGTTCGCTATTCAACCAGCCACGGAAGAAGCAAGGATGGTGCAAAGCGTAGTTCAAGCATTACAGCAACAGCTTCCTGTACAAACTATGCGAACAGGATTTAACCTGCCAAAAATCATCCTGTTCTTAACAGAGCAAGAATATGACCAGTTAAACATCAAATTCGATGTTAATCAAACCTATGAAGTCGAGCTTTCAAATCAAAGCATAAAGTTCAACAAGGTACTCTAGGCAGAGATACATATTCCCTTTCTTATTGTCCGCAGACTTGAATGGCGTGGATGAAAAGAAAGCACAAACATCATGTTTTTAATGGCACGATAGACATCTTCTTCCTTCCAGCTTTTGCCCCAGTCACAATACACAGGAATTTCATCACCCGCATCGCTTTTGTAATAGACATAAATGGAGAGCAGTCTGCTCCTTGGGGAAAGTTCTGTTTCAAGTTTCAGAGAGCTTGCAACCTTTGCAACTGCAGAACCAACAACCCTTAAGCGTTCACGGCTTGGTATACTAGAAGCGTAGATCATGAATTTTCCATTGTTTTCCAGCATTTTTTTCACGTAGGAAGACTTTCTGTCAAAGTTCTTTTAAGGAACGCGGAGCAACGTCACCAGACAAAGTGGAGAGAGGATAGTGAAACTATTAGGACGCAGAATGCGAATTTTGGCAGAGTGTATATGCGCTTAGCCAAGAAGAATTATTTTATGATATGGAGAAGAGATAAAAACAATAAGGTATAGGGGTAGCCTATTAGAATCAGACCACTGATTACTCTAATTTCGGATCGATATCTGTACGTGCTTCTAGCCAGCTTCGAAATTGAGCCAGCAAAAACTCCAATGCCAATGAAGGGAACAATTGCCGCTATGCAAAACACAAAGAGAGTGAATAAGAAAGTTTCAGGAAGCAGTAAAGGCATTATGGAGATGAAAATAGGTGCAATACATGGGTCAAGAAAATAAAAGATGAATCCAAGAAGAAAGAGCCCAGAAGCAGAAATGACGCCAATTGAATGGCTAGAGCAAAGAGAACTATCCTTTTTTCCCAATTTGACCGGCAATAGCTCCTGCGGGAAGCCTAAGAAATATGGAAAAGAAAGAGGGCAATGCCATCAGAAGACCCAAATCAAAAAAGGAGAAGCCAAGATCATCAACATGCAAAGGAAAAACAGGTGTAAAAGCTAGCTAACCCGTCCATAGAAAGAAGCTGGTTCCAAATATTGCATATAATTCTCGCAGTTCCTCTGCATCCGTCAATTATATCTTATTGTCCAGAATCGGAGAATCGCTTAGATATAAGTTATCAAAAGAGTAATCATTGGGGATACTCTGTAATTCCTTCATATTAAGAGAATGGAGGATTTCAGATGAAAGTTAGAGCACGCGTGTTCGTCAATGGACGAGTTCAAGGGGTTTTCTTCCGATCAGAAGCACATCGAAAAGCCCGTAGATACAACGTGACAGGCTGGGTTAGAAACCTTCCAGATGGAAGAGTTGAGGTGGTTTTGGAAGGGGAAAAAGAAAGCGTTGAGAAACTAATAGAGTTTTGTAGAAGGGGACCGCCCGGCGCAAGAGTAACTAGAACCGAAGTAATTTTGGAGACTTATACTGGAGAGTTTGGGGACTTCCGAATAGTATGGTAGCAGAACGAGTTCCGTTTATTTTGGGACTCTAAAGTGAGAGCCTTTCCCCGCGCTGATATACTCCCCGCCTGCTTCTCGGATTGTAGACGCAATTTTTGCGAAGTTTTCTGAGCCAAGAAATTGGCGAGGCGTTACTTTTATGAAGTCTCCCTTGTCTTCGAAGATAAGCATTGCTTCTAGCTCCTTTGTAAACATCATTCGAATATCTTCTATTCCTTTTTCTACAGGTTTAGGGGTTGGTACTGGAGGCGCTGCGGAAGGCACTGCAGGAGGCGCTATGGTTGGAGCCACGCGCGGGCTTATGGTCTTTAGTGATTTTGCAATGTCTTGTAAGTCTTCAGAAAGTCTCGTCAAAACATCGAGGACTTCACTTAGTCTTTGCAGTATTTCTTCAGTGTTTGGCTTTGCTTCACTCATTCTGACTTGCTCCTTCAAGTCTTAACTATCCGTCTT encodes:
- a CDS encoding arcadin 1; protein product: MVLVRVQRIESIRDPEGTLGKRIELVEERKIPRFAIQPATEEARMVQSVVQALQQQLPVQTMRTGFNLPKIILFLTEQEYDQLNIKFDVNQTYEVELSNQSIKFNKVL
- a CDS encoding acylphosphatase, with amino-acid sequence MKVRARVFVNGRVQGVFFRSEAHRKARRYNVTGWVRNLPDGRVEVVLEGEKESVEKLIEFCRRGPPGARVTRTEVILETYTGEFGDFRIVW
- a CDS encoding GMP synthase; its protein translation is MQIFNPQEFVKRQVEEIQKLVGNERALIAVSGGVDSTTSAVLTYKAIGNNILCVMLDDAFMREGETERIAQLVSQPSINLPIRILNVQERFLKALEGLQDAEEKRKMFRETFYKILGETAKEERCNVLVQGTIKADVIETTGGVKTQHNVLEQMGINTVERYGFKVVEPLASLYKEQVRVVARHLGVPSEIAERQPFPGPGLSVRVVGEIKRDKLDSAKKATAIVEEKFAKHKPSQYFAAIIDNKTVSYPRSMHIKEIAARFLNVPSRHLSIKIFEAKATGIRGGKRMYGGITALKAQTANGSLHSPSIAHLVALQAKVTMEHQFFTRVLYTIKETSQKRPYVVILRAIQTHDFLTAEVAEISWATLNETADEILKACSNISAVYYDVTPKPPATVEME